The Capricornis sumatraensis isolate serow.1 chromosome 15, serow.2, whole genome shotgun sequence DNA segment gaggcaaaaaaaaaaagaataaaaattacccATAAACCCACTgagtaaaaataacaataaaaacatctttaaaaattttattttattcaaaaatagttgatttacaatgtgttaatttctgctgtacatcagagtgattcacttatacatttacatacttttttaatatatttctttccatgatggtttataataggatactgagtatagttccttgtgctgcACAGGAGGACCTTGGCGTTTTACCTTTTCTATATAGTAGTTTTTATCTGCTAATCCAACCTCCCAGTcaacccctcccacccctctcccccttggcaaccacaggtctgttctctatgtctgtgactctgttttgtagataagttcattaaTAGTACAAACATCTTGATAGCCAAACTAACAGGAGATGATTTTCTATTTAAATAGTCAATCAAACTGTACATGCTGTTTTTGAGTACTTTTTCCTATCCAGTATGTCATTAACATTTTTATGCCATTAAATATTCTACAACATTGATTTTGATGactttttatatagttttagattttgaattgaaagagacacaactATTCTTAAGTATCATTTCTTACTAATTTGGTATTTAATTTTTGGACttagtatataattttaaaattctgcattAAAATGTTTAGTGTAAATTTTAAGaacagtgattttggacaaaAATCTTGGACTGTTTCTTTCAAATGGTTTCTTTCACAATTTAAGTTTAGAATTTACAGAACTTTACATTTTTGTGGTATTTATAGTAATTTTGAGTCAATGTGTTGTGAGATTGTGTtaataaatgagtttttttttagcAATGTTTTAAGGAATGAGAATTTTCTTGTTAACTTTTAAGCATGTATTTCAGTAGACATAATTTTAAGGACTGGGCCACTTCTAAACTAATCTCTATTGGGTATGTGCTATGTGCGCTAAGTTGCTTGGTTCTATCCGTTGGGTATAGTAAAGATTATTTACTTCTTTCCCCTTCATTTACAGGAACTTTAATGGAATTGGGTATCTCCCCAATTGTAACATCTGGTTTGATCATGCAGTTGTTAGCTGGAGCCAAAATCATTGAAGTTGGAGATACACCCAAAGACAGAGCCTTGTTCAATGGAGCCCAGAAATGTGAGCATCAGTACAACTAAAAAGTCTTGCCCAAATTTGAGAATTTTGTGGTAAAGGTGTTTTTCTGGTCTTTCTTTATCTTTGGTTGTAAGTATGTCCTCCTTTCCCCCCATTTTTGTCAGTATTTGGTATGATCATCACCATTGGGCAAGCCATTGTGTATGTCATGACGGGCATGTATGGGGATCCTGCTGAAATGGGTGCTGGAATCTGTCTCCTTATCATCATTCAGGTAAGAAATCCAGTGTTTCATACAGAGATAACAAAAACAGTTTTCTTTTGTAACAATTCTTTAGATGActaatatagtcattttcttccttttgaattattttacttaattatattttgattattGAAGTGACATATAAGTTATATtgatgtaaaaaattaaaatttattgcaATAAAGTGTAGACATGTAATAAAAGAATTATGGATCTATCAGCCGTATTTCACTGATTCTAAGATGCACATTTTGATGTCTCTGAAATCAGGATGTTCTCTTAGCCCTGATGGTCTCTTAGCAGTGCTGTCAGCCAGGCAGTCGTTGGGATGGTCACTGCCTGCATGTGTATGTCAGCTTGGCCATAGCTGTTTGTATCGTCCTTACATCACTGGGTTACGTACATTGTTGATAAAACATGCTGTTGGGTTTACTcgctttttaaaatgtcttgcaACAATCTGCTGTGATTTGTTACTGAACAGTTACTGTATATAAATAGGCACAGAAAGAGCAAGCTAGATTATAAACATCTAAGTCTAAACTTTTTTATAAGCAGacaataaaaattctttataaCGGGTTATTGTCATAGTTTAACTgtagtattttttcctttcttagtgGCACATAATAATGTTACAAATAATAATATCTTGTAATCAGTGAAATACCATATAAGCACACATGTATATATCCTGTGGGTTTTTTAAATGGATATGTTGgaatagaatttttaaaggcCAGCATCATTTTTCCTCCACTGAGAATCTTAAAATGTGCTAAGTTTGAAAGATATTTGAGGACTCCATTTCTCTAATGCAGTCCTTAAAAATCCTTTGGAGAAGTTACCCAGGAATGCATTGTTACTTAAGTTATCTAATAGTATTTACTGTATTTTGAAAAGAAGCTTGTGTAAGTTAAACACTGAACATCTAGGGTCCTAGTTATCTAGGAAATGCCTCTTGTTCACTCTATAAAATTAGGATTAATTTAggcaaaattttttttagtaGTCAAAAAGATCAAGATcagaaaaatagtttaaaataaaactaaaacactcttttactagtgtgtgtatacatatatgtatatatgtattgagAAATGTCACCATTTTCAACTGGCATGGTTAACCATCTTTTTTAATAGGAAATCTTACATGAGAAGCAAATCATAGTAAGAAGATTGTATAGTGAGTATGAATTAGACCAAGGAGAAAGGGATTGTTAAGGTATTTATATGTTATTCATTAACACATATCATAGGGCTTTTCTAAATGAAGtggaaatattttgtctttttcagggGAGGCATTTTTAATGGACTGTAAGGTAGTTTTCTGAGCCCCTAGTGAGTTCCCATTTGGAACAAGGTACATTTCTTTAAAGGATAGCtttgtcattatttcttcatttaaaaaacaccTTGACTGGCAAACTTAAAACCCCTGGGAATTAGAGGAAGAAGTGTTGCAATAGATGGGGAGAGGAGGTCCTCTGGAAACTGGTTTTAGTATCTTTCAGTACTTCAGCGGAAGGATGCTGAAACACCAGTTCTTGCCTTATTTTGTTTCTTGATAGCATTTGCTTTATGACCATAGTTAGAATAACCCTGCTTTTTAAAAGACACTCAGAATTGGCATCTATCTAGCTTTTAGAACATTATACATCAGTAAAACTTTTTTAGTGCTTCAGTAAGGGCATATTTATATTCTTAAGGAACTTCAGCTGACCACTTCTAGGGTAAAGTATTGACTTCTTGAATAGTCAGTTATGAATTTGAATTGATAGAGAAAAtggagttattttaatttttcagtacCAGAAATCAAGGAGGAGTTAAATTTCTGGAACAAAGCAAGTAAAGTGGGTATATACTAAGTTGTTTACATAAATTCAGGTGCACAAATATTTGTCTTGTGGTTAATTCTTCTAGTGTTAATGTATAGAGAAATTTTTCATGTTTGATGGTACATATGGGTAGTGACCCATTGCCTCTTTTTAAGGCATTGCTAACATTGAAAATGAGTGGATTCACTGAAGAGATATGATTGGATCAGTGTGTTTTCACCTAGAGATTTTGAAAACTGTTTGCATGCTGTTATGTAAGGTATTTCTCACCTTAATTATTATTGTTTCGTTCACATGGTCAGTGTTTTTCCACTATTGAGTTTTGGGATCTAAATAGGGGGTCTTGAATACAGTTTTCAAAAAGAATAGACAGTATCAGTGTGCATGGGACAGAGTAGAGGTAAGTATTATTTTGTCCAAACTGagttgtgtgcacacacacgcatgaaCAAGGCTGAGATGTGTTATTTTTATACACACTTTAGAGGTTCATATGTACTGAACACTCTAGAAAAGCATGCAGTTAGTATTCAGGTTTTTATCACTGTTCCAATCAATGCGAtgctttcaattctgatttctcaTTCCCTTCTCATAGGcatgcatgctttttttttttttttttaaccatcattTATCTTACTCTTTCAGTTACAGAAaccatttctcatttattttcctataaTTCCTTTGTCCAGTTAGAGAAGCATGAGTTTGATTTTTACTGGATATATACAGATCAGCCTCCTGTCTGACGGGCATGGGTTGTGAACAGGGTTTTGAAGAATTACTGCTGTTTCAGAGCTGCCTGTGTGGCTTTAGGCAGATGGTTTAATCAGAAACCCATGATAGCACTTTCTGGTTAGCCAGTGGTTTGTGGACCACTATCATGCTCCATGCGGGGTGGGCTTCTGTATTTCTGATGAGGAGTATGTACCTGTTACATAATCGTGGTCAAAGTAAAATCTCAGTAGTTAAGTGCTAGCTTGTCTTTAATCTGGTCAGATTGGTAAACTTGATTTTCAAACAGTAAATAATTCGTGAGCTCTCTTAGAAGTTTTGAGAGTTTTACCTTTTTTACAGTCCATTGAAATTCAAACTGAAAGACTGTAAGTAGACAAATTAGGTTCTGTACAGCCATTGAAATGACaactcagaaaaagagaaaacagagaaaatgtaaGGTAAGCATACTTCCAGCGGTATACTGGGAGGGAGTCATTTGACTACAGAGGTCACTTGCAAAGCTATGGATTATTTCTGATTGGTACATATTTTTACTGAAGTGTCTTCTCCAAGAGGAAAATTAAGAATGTTCAATTTCACATAAAGTTAGTAtgctctcatttttttaaaaaattataagctTAAGAACCTGGTGAACCCTTAATTGTCTCAGATTTACATTTTGTCATTGTATGTATGCATTTTTACATGGTTATAATCTGTGGACATATTCATGGTCTACTTTTCAATTccttctgtatatattttatattatgtataatacacatataaaatatataatacttaAAAAATGTATCAGCATAGTTCACACGCTCTTCCTTTAATGGCCTGTAATATCGCATCTTGTTATCGTAACATACTTCATTTggtttttctcttccttgaaaCTATTTGGAATGCTCTCAGTTTCTTGCTGTCATAAACACTACAACTGTGAACATTTTTGTTTCAGGGTACTCCTCAATAGGCTTTATTTAAACATtgtagagaaatataaatatactttaaaagtcAAAATGTCAGCTTTATAATGTGACAACATTTCCAATCCTCTGATTTGCCAAACTGGCTTCCAGTGAGGGTTGAAAGATGCAGAGAGTCGTAATAGTGATACTGCAGTAGCTAGGTTGTAATGTTGAAAATGCCTGTACTTTGAAAGTAGTCCATGGTGTTCACTGCCCCTTTCTGAATTTATTCTTGCTTCTGCTTACTTGCATTTCTTTCCCCACAGTTGTTTGTTGCTGGTTTGATTGTGCTGCTGTTAGATGAGCTGCTACAGAAGGGTTACGGCTTGGGGTCTGGGATTTCCCTCTTTATTGCCACCAACATCTGTGAAACCATTGTCTGGAAGGCCTTTAGTCCCACTACCATTAACACTGGCCGAGGTACAATGCACAGGGACACAACTGCATGGGTTTGGCTGGATGTGTGCTGAGAGGAGCACGAGGTGGGGGAGCAGGAGGACCTCCGATGCCCTGCTTTGCTGTCCTGGGCAGCAGTGGATGGCAGTGCCAAAGTGAATAAGCGGAGATTGGTGGAGTATGAAGTACTACTCCAGAAAGAATATCGAAATGTTAGCCTCTGCTCGTTTAAAAATTAAGTGATTGCAAACACTTAAAAAATCTAATTGTCTAAGCCATTGCTCCAGAAGTCATTGATTTTGACTGGTTTCAGCACTTGCAGTGGATACAAAGGTAGTGGAATAAGatttttcagatggtaaagaaacgtCATTTATTGTGTCATCAGAGAGCACGAGTGCTTTTGCTGCTGTTCTCCCTGGCTTTATAATAGCACCTACATTTTGAAATACTTaattgactttcacttcacccacCTCCACTTCTCTGAAATGCCATCCAAGATTTGTAATGGTTGACATCTGACCTGACCCCAGCCTTAAGACAGGCAATAGCAGTGATGGCTTATTAATGTACTTGGTAAAGGGAGCTTGAAGGCCACCCTGGTAGGGGAATGTTGATCTTTTCATTCTGACATCTGTTTGCTGCTTCGCTGCTGCTTTTCCCCGtctccatccccctcccccaaagtAAAGGCGAGGCCAACCATTATGAACTAAACATTTGCTTTGGTTTATTCCTCTTTGACTGTTCTCATCAAGAATAGTCTCTTGAGAAAACTTCAAATTTACACTAGCAAAAGGAACATTTGCCTCAGAGATGTCAGTAGTTTTTAGAAGCTCCACACATGGCTGTATCATCAAGTAAACTTAGTTGAATTATTTTGACTGCTGTTTTCTGCcctgtattggagcttcagggtTGCTTGTTTTGACTTTGGGACAACTTTGGGTGATGAGGCTCCAGCTGATTTCTGTCTTGATTCATCAGGTACGGAGTTTGAGGGCGCAGTCATAGCGCTCTTTCATTTACTGGCCACCAGGACAGACAAAGTCCGAGCCCTGAGGGAGGCTTTCTATCGTCAGAATTTGCCCAATCTCATGAACCTCATTGCCACAGTTTTCGTGTTTGCTGTTGTTATATATTTTCAGGTAAGTATACCATCTTTGTTGAAGTAAGTGGGGTGTGGATTTTTATTCTGCTCTTACAAGAAGAGCATGCCATTTGAATATTAGTAGCTAAAAAGTCAGCATTTCAAATCTAGTTAGGCAACTAGAGTTCCACTGTTCAGTAGATGCTGAGCTGCAAAGTATCCGTGGTTATGAAGTAGAGAAggatttctatttctgtgtgtgtgtgtggaagagaGAGTTTGCTAGCACCATCTGTGCAGATTTCCTTCTGTGACTGTCCAGATTTGTGCTGTGTGCAGTCTCTCTGACTCACTCCTGAGCTTCCTTTTTCAGGGATTCCGTGTGGACCTGCCCATCAAGTCAGCCCGCTACCGCGGGCAGTACAGCAGCTACCCCATCAAGCTCTTCTACACGTCCAACATCCCCATCATCCTGCAGTCTGCCCTGGTGTCCAACCTGTATGTGATTTCCCAGATGCTCTCAGTTCGATTCAGCGGCAACTTTCTAGTAAATTTACTAGGACAGTGGGCCGTGAGTATTTCATTGTTTATTCTAAGTATTCAGATTTATTGTAATTTGCATTTCATGCTTATATTTTTACCTGAAAGAGGTAAGCCATAATTGAAGCACTTGCTGTAACATTTTCAGGTTCATTTATCTATAGCACAGTTTATCATTTATTTGGAAGTTGTAAACTTGTAAGCATTGTGAAACTAAGACTGGAAAATAATACTTTGTATTATTGTACATCTaagattatgccaaagcctttgattgtgtggatcacaataaactggaaaattctgaaagagatggaaataccagaccacctaacctgcctcttgagaaatctgtatgcaggtcaggaagcaacagttaaaactggacatggaacaacagactggttccaaataggaaaaggagtacgtcaaggctgtatattgtcaccctgcttatttaacttacatgcagagtacatcatgagaaatgctgggctggaagaaacacaagctggaatcaagattgccgggagaaataccaataacctcagatatgcagatgacaccacccttatggcagaaagtgaagaggagttaaaaagcctcttgatgaaagtgaaagtggagagtgaaaaagttggcttaaagctcaacattcagaaaacgaagatcatggcatccggtcccatcacttc contains these protein-coding regions:
- the SEC61A2 gene encoding protein transport protein Sec61 subunit alpha, producing the protein MSSDSADPFYWMRVILASNRGTLMELGISPIVTSGLIMQLLAGAKIIEVGDTPKDRALFNGAQKLFGMIITIGQAIVYVMTGMYGDPAEMGAGICLLIIIQLFVAGLIVLLLDELLQKGYGLGSGISLFIATNICETIVWKAFSPTTINTGRGTEFEGAVIALFHLLATRTDKVRALREAFYRQNLPNLMNLIATVFVFAVVIYFQGFRVDLPIKSARYRGQYSSYPIKLFYTSNIPIILQSALVSNLYVISQMLSVRFSGNFLVNLLGQWADVSGGGPARSYPVGGLCYYLSPPESMGAIFEDPVHVVVYIIFMLGSCAFFSKTWIEVSGSSAKDVAKQLKEQQMVMRGHRDTSMVHELNRYIPTAAAFGGLCIGALSVLADFLGAIGSGTGILLAVTIIYQYFEIFVKEQAEVGGMGALFF